The Actinomyces viscosus genome segment CACGGCAGCACCCTTCGACTCCAGCGGCACAACGGCGATCGTCAACCAGCAGCTGACGATCCTGCGGGTGATCGCGGACCGCCGGGAGACCCTGGTGGCTCTGAGCGCGAGCCCCTCGGCCTCCCACGCCGCCTGGCAGGTTCCCGTCCCCGACGAGCTGGCGGGCCAGAGCCTCAACTGCAAGATGAGCACCAAGTCCCTCGACTGCGGAGAGCGGATCAGCATCGACCTGGCCTCCGGCATCAACAGCCCCGCCAAGCCGTCCACGGTCTCCGCCGCCGCCACCACAACCTCCCCTTCACAGGAGCCGGGGCAGCAGGAGCCGAGCGGCTCCAGCACGTCGGCCGATGACTCGACCTCGTCGACGGCGCCATCCCCCGCCTCCTCCCCCGAGTCCTCTCCGCAGACCTCCGCCACCGCATCAGACTCCTCACCCGCCCCCTCATCGCCTGACGGCTCCACGACGGCTTCCCCGGCCGCCTCCGCCGCACCATCGGCATCGGATTCCCCGGCCCCGGCATCAGCACCCACCTCGGTGCGTCTGAGCGAGGCGCCCTCCGACGACGTGCCGCTGTCCGTCAGCAAGGACGGTGCCGTGAGCGTCAACCAGGACAAGGTCTCCGGCCTGAGCCTCGACGGCTCCAAGCCGGTGTGGGCGGCCCGCGTCGAGGCGCCCCGCAAGGTCGTCGGCGTCAACCTGCCGTCAAGCCGTGAGGTCTGGGTCGTCAGTGACGGCGTCACCATGGCGGCCCTCGACGGAGGCACCGTGCTGTGGTCGAGCAAGCTGCCCGACGGCGCAGGCGCGCTCAACGGTCTGGGCACTGAGACACCGCCGCGCTGGCAGATGAGCAAGGGCGCCATCGTCATGGCCCACCCCGACTCGCTGCGCGCCCTCGACCCGATCGACGGCGCCACGATCTGGCAGGTCTCCACCCCGGTGACCTCATGGGCGGCCGGGGACGGCTACGTCGTGGTCTTCAACGGCTCGACGACGTCGGTCCTGGCCTTCGACTCCGGCTCGAGCTCAACCCGAGCCACGACGCTGCCGACCTCAGCCCCCACCTCCGCGGACACGCCCGACCTGAAGACGCTGGAGAACGCGAGCCTCGACGTGCCGGGCATCTGCGCGGAGGCCTTCAGCGGAGGAGGCCGAGGCGTGACGAGGGCTGACATGGTCAAGCAGGCCCCTGAGAAGACGACGGTCACCTTCTCCGACGGCAAGGCCGCCGGCACCGCCAGAGGCAACGGCGTGGGGGTCAGCGCGTCGAACACGATCTCCATGAAGGCGGCGCAACAGGGCCTGTTCGGCAGCACGCCGGTCATGGTCACCGTCCTGGACTGCAACGCGGACAATCCCACCTACGGGTTCGATGTTCTTGCCGCTTACAACGCCGACAAGGAGATGGTCGGCTCACTCGTCATGGACGCCGAGACCAACGAGATCGGCTACGTGTCCGCCCCGCACATGGAGAACCTGCGCGTCGTCGGCGGCACCATCGTCTTCGATGAGCCGCAGCTGCGGATCTCCGGCGACGAGTCATGCGTGACCTGCGGCGGCAGCGCCTCGGCCACGGTCACCGCGCAGTGGGACGGAGACTCCCTGGAGCTGTTCGACGTCGTCTACCACCTGCCGACCCAGGACATCCATCGCCCGTCACTGGCCACGGTCCAGGGCGTCTACAACGCTCTGGCCGCCAAGGAGGACAGCAGGGTTGCCAACCAGGTCGACCCCGCAGTGCTCTCGTCCCTGGATCAGCCCGCCGGGGCGAAGCAAGCGGGCGACGCCACGCTGCGCACCGCCTTCCTGCCCGGGAAGGGCAAGGTGGTCACCTGTCTGCTGGCCGGCTCCAAGGACTCCTCGGGCGCCTCAATGGCCTTGACACAGGATCTGCCTCTGGGCTCGATCGTCTGCCCGATCACCTCAGATGATCCTTCCAAGCCCTGGATGCAGCCCACCCCCATGTACTCCGCTCAGGCCGAGTACGGTTCCTGGCTGGTGCTCACCTCGGACGAGGAGGGTTTCACGATCACCGATATCGGGCACAAGACCAACTGACTCGGCCCGATACTGCCTGAAACGGCACGAATGGTGGGGGCGCACCGTCAGATCGACGGTGCGCCCCCACCATGTCGTTGGAGAAGCTTCTCAGCCGCGCAGCCTGGCGAGCTCCTCGACGAGCTGGGGCACGACGTCGGTGACGTCGCCGACGACGCCGAAGTCGGCCATCTCGAAGATAGGGGCCTCGGAGTCGTCGCAGACGGCCACGACGGTGCCGGCCCCCTGGATGCCACTGGTGTGGTGGACAGCGCCTGAGACGCCGAGGCCGATGTACAGGCGCGGGGAGATGGTCTCGCCGGTCTGGCCGATCTGGGCGCTGCGCTCGATCCAGCCCTCGTCGCAGGCCACGCGGGTGGCTCCGACGGCGGCATCCAGCGGCTCGGCCAGGGAGCGGACCAGGTCGAAGTCCCCATCCACCCCACGACCGCCCACGACGACGGTACGGGCCTCGCTCAGGGCCGGACCGGCCGCGACGGAGGTGGCCTCGCGCGAGACGAGACGCACGGCAGCGGCCTCGGCACTGACGGGCACCTGGAGAGGCTCGGCCGCGAGCACCGGGCCGTCAGCCGCGGCGACCTCGGCGATGCCGGGGCGCACGGCGATGATCGGGGTACTGCCTCCCGAGCCGACTGAGGCGGTGGTGGACCAGGAGCCGGACAGGACCAGCTTGGAGGCGCGCAGCGTGGCGCTATCCCCGGCGCCGGTGACCTCCAGGGCGGTGGCGTCGGAGACGCAGGCCGAGCCGAGCAGGACGGCGGCCCGTCCGGCGAGCTCCTTGCCGCGGTAGTCGGAGACGACCAGGACAGCAGCCGGCTGGACCGCGCCGACGGCCGCGACGACGGCGTCGGCCGCGGTGGCCGGCAGGTGGGCGGACTCGCCCAGGTCGGCGGCAAGCAGACGGGTGGCGCCCGCAGCGGCCAGGGCCGCGGTGGCCGGATCACCCAGGGGCTGGAGGGCCAGGGCGACAACGTCGCCGCTGGTCAGACCTCGGGCGGCGGTGAGCAGCTCCAGGCTGGGTCCGGTGGGTGCGGGGGCCGCCTCGGCGGTCTCAAGGTCGATCAGGACGAGGATGGGGGCGTCGAGCATGGGAATCAGCTTCTTTCGCAGGTGGTGTGAGGCGGGTGAGGCGGCACCGCGGGCTCAGGCGTCCCTCGCTGAGGGGTGACGGCCTGCGGCGGCTCGGCTCACCGTCAGACGAGCTTGTTCTCCACGAGCCAGGCGGCGAGCTCGCGGCCCGCCTCACCGGCGTCGGTGCGGATGATGCCGGCCTCGCGGGCGGGCCGGGCCTCGTCGTCGACGACGCTCACGGCAGGGTCGGCGACCTGGAGGTCCAGCTCGGAGGCGTCCCAGAAGTCGACGGGCTTCTTCTTCGCGGCGCGCATGGCGGCGAAGTTGGGGTAGCGGGGCTCGTTGGCCTGGTCGGTGACGCTGACCAGGGCGGGCAGGGGGGCGCTGACGACCTCACGGACGGTGCCCACGGTGCGGGTGACGGTGACAGCGCCGCCGTCGACCTCGAACTGGTTGGCCAGCGTGAGGGCCGGCAGGTGCAGGGCGGCGGCCAGCGCGCCAGGCAGCATCGAGGTCAGGGAGTCCAGGGAGGCCATACCGGTGACGACCAGGTCGACCTCACCGATGCGCTCGATAGCGGCGGCCAGGACCCGGGCGGTCGTGACGACGTCGGCGCCGGCCAGGGCGTCGTCGGCGACGACGATCCCGGAGTCGGCCCCCATCTGGAGGGCTCGGCGCACCCCGTCCTCGGAGTCCTCGGGCCCCATGGTCAGGGCGATGACCTCGC includes the following:
- a CDS encoding electron transfer flavoprotein subunit alpha/FixB family protein, which gives rise to MLDAPILVLIDLETAEAAPAPTGPSLELLTAARGLTSGDVVALALQPLGDPATAALAAAGATRLLAADLGESAHLPATAADAVVAAVGAVQPAAVLVVSDYRGKELAGRAAVLLGSACVSDATALEVTGAGDSATLRASKLVLSGSWSTTASVGSGGSTPIIAVRPGIAEVAAADGPVLAAEPLQVPVSAEAAAVRLVSREATSVAAGPALSEARTVVVGGRGVDGDFDLVRSLAEPLDAAVGATRVACDEGWIERSAQIGQTGETISPRLYIGLGVSGAVHHTSGIQGAGTVVAVCDDSEAPIFEMADFGVVGDVTDVVPQLVEELARLRG
- a CDS encoding electron transfer flavoprotein subunit beta/FixA family protein, yielding MRIVVCIKHVPDVQSERRLEGGRLVRGEEDVLNELDENGVEAAVSLAEEADGEVIALTMGPEDSEDGVRRALQMGADSGIVVADDALAGADVVTTARVLAAAIERIGEVDLVVTGMASLDSLTSMLPGALAAALHLPALTLANQFEVDGGAVTVTRTVGTVREVVSAPLPALVSVTDQANEPRYPNFAAMRAAKKKPVDFWDASELDLQVADPAVSVVDDEARPAREAGIIRTDAGEAGRELAAWLVENKLV